Proteins from a genomic interval of Spiroplasma diminutum CUAS-1:
- a CDS encoding replication-associated recombination protein A has protein sequence MNKPLSFLLRPTTLKNIIGQSHLINNKYGLITKMVENKFLANLIFYGPPGVGKTSMAISIANDLGAKYEFFNASNDKKDKLQKLIESSNHEEQLILIIDEIHRMNRNIQDYLLEYIESKKVIVFLTTTENPYFVINPAIRSRCTILKLQEISLDEMKEGLNRVLKNNDINLNIEDNAFENLCELSNGDLRVALNSVELLIQLYSKEKINNEIIRAIFDQAVTKGTGEGDEYHDLKSAFQKSIRGSDVDAALHYWARLMQIGDYEVLMRRMTIMAYEDIGLANPAIPVRVFQACQTFRQIGMPEGRIILGLAVIEMALSEKSNSSYMALEKALEDVQNGLAPSIPPYLRDNHYKSAHKLGHGIGYKYAHDYENDWVDQQYLPDDIKDITYFQFKPHSSYEKKLMEIYIKFTKKNKLK, from the coding sequence ATGAACAAACCTTTAAGTTTCTTATTAAGACCAACTACTTTAAAAAATATTATTGGTCAATCGCATTTAATAAATAATAAATATGGATTAATTACTAAAATGGTAGAGAATAAGTTTTTAGCTAATTTAATTTTTTATGGTCCTCCAGGAGTTGGAAAAACATCAATGGCAATATCAATTGCAAATGATCTTGGGGCGAAATATGAATTTTTTAATGCATCAAATGATAAAAAGGATAAATTACAAAAACTTATTGAATCATCAAATCATGAAGAACAGTTAATATTAATAATTGATGAAATTCATAGAATGAATAGAAATATTCAAGATTATTTACTAGAATATATTGAATCCAAAAAGGTAATTGTATTTTTAACAACAACTGAAAATCCTTATTTTGTAATAAATCCAGCTATTAGAAGTAGATGTACTATTTTAAAATTACAAGAAATTTCACTTGATGAAATGAAAGAGGGCTTAAATAGAGTTTTAAAGAATAATGATATTAATCTAAATATAGAAGATAATGCATTTGAAAATTTATGTGAACTTTCAAATGGAGACCTGAGAGTTGCACTGAATTCAGTTGAATTATTAATCCAACTTTATTCGAAAGAGAAAATTAATAATGAAATTATAAGAGCAATTTTTGATCAAGCAGTTACTAAAGGAACTGGAGAAGGCGATGAATATCATGATCTTAAATCTGCATTTCAAAAATCAATTAGGGGAAGTGATGTTGATGCAGCACTTCATTATTGAGCAAGATTGATGCAAATTGGAGATTATGAAGTTTTAATGCGAAGAATGACTATTATGGCCTATGAAGATATTGGACTTGCAAATCCTGCAATTCCAGTTAGAGTCTTTCAAGCTTGTCAAACATTTAGACAAATTGGTATGCCTGAAGGAAGAATTATTTTAGGACTTGCTGTTATTGAAATGGCTTTAAGTGAGAAATCAAATTCTTCATATATGGCATTAGAAAAAGCACTTGAAGATGTACAAAATGGACTTGCTCCTTCAATTCCTCCATATTTAAGAGATAATCACTATAAAAGTGCTCATAAATTAGGTCATGGAATTGGTTATAAATATGCTCATGATTATGAAAATGATTGAGTTGATCAACAATATTTACCAGATGATATAAAAGATATAACTTATTTTCAATTTAAACCACACAGTAGTTATGAGAAAAAGTTAATGGAAATCTATATAAAGTTTACAAAGAAAAATAAGTTAAAATAA
- a CDS encoding Vmc-like lipoprotein signal peptide domain-containing protein — translation MKKLISLLGVVAITASTASVASCSTVNNVKTSIKNKISNLTQVSSALLRGAMIQNATQDLNKGYAYDAEYFNNLIDSSKANDLLPSFKTDNQTTIGLLGDNYFGKNASSYTRSSINELNNRTNPSYSNTLFLSNKVISPNTSIDNISGIITLIISAIKSNGGIHPSISGLLQGLLPQLPLNENSIESVSAESMKSVSDILNNFSDTIAILIKILANSKITYNAISNLLNANFLNAFKQSDLTTIIEGILKTLLNVDYSFIWKDGVLTYFIDTLINSILTMDNIENLTNKMIMNATVKRINNIFASLAGETESIIKDKSLLYTDIDYDFEKSMGNVMAKFFENMDDLNTSNIASLIPDILFVISGILQRITSIDFSLDQPTKHNDLYSYKGEVGKKEKPNLKFLKELGEKDFANSKFKTKRLIKNLSIAFDTKNNTDGLQLAKLIGLLFQTASSTSIDFNNPFGIPAVVWTTKLGKIFIDISGDYKFREGLSPIIYALGSGLGQWQNITIKIPIVGDIGPDQIGNLLRGSIDMVVEGRSINGLNALFNYLSPFGLKIDLRFSDESINIMKNSWTALWSKDSGFLKEITKGTENISLETILSGSVYNGKTISEVLNFIYNAINSSTLNTKRVKELEESSKGISSGLKNIASSLIDEKYSIYSSGDKDYLVGNLTEKTENKYTAIQTLMITASKPGLYLGIKDSDTEIKNSNVKGAKAAMYALGTDFDENGKQNNLAFRDNSLLLGLESIVDDTSVNSLLDQIMNGFSDVNKVKNDLSTTIYKPLIQSNNFKTKVNSYYGIDDGYKEAGITYTTTFIDPKSKKQFNYEIKLLLEANATEWQIYSIKRK, via the coding sequence ATGAAAAAGTTAATTTCTCTTTTAGGAGTAGTTGCTATAACTGCTTCAACTGCAAGTGTTGCCAGTTGTAGTACAGTAAATAATGTTAAAACATCTATAAAAAATAAAATTTCAAATTTAACTCAGGTTTCATCTGCTTTATTAAGGGGAGCAATGATTCAAAATGCAACTCAAGATTTAAATAAAGGATATGCATATGATGCAGAATACTTTAATAATTTAATTGATTCATCAAAAGCAAATGATTTATTACCAAGTTTTAAAACTGATAATCAAACAACTATTGGTCTATTGGGAGATAATTATTTTGGAAAAAATGCTTCAAGTTATACTAGAAGTTCTATAAATGAACTAAATAATAGAACAAATCCAAGTTATTCAAATACCTTATTTTTATCAAATAAAGTAATTTCACCAAATACTTCTATTGATAACATATCAGGAATTATAACTTTAATTATAAGTGCTATTAAATCAAATGGTGGAATTCATCCAAGTATCTCAGGTTTATTGCAAGGACTTCTTCCTCAATTACCATTAAATGAAAATTCAATTGAATCAGTTAGTGCAGAATCAATGAAATCAGTATCTGATATTTTAAATAATTTTTCTGATACTATTGCTATATTAATTAAAATATTAGCTAATTCAAAAATAACTTATAATGCAATATCAAATTTACTTAATGCTAATTTTTTAAATGCTTTTAAACAAAGTGATCTAACAACAATTATTGAAGGAATTTTAAAAACTCTACTAAATGTTGATTATTCATTCATATGAAAAGATGGAGTATTAACTTATTTTATTGATACATTAATAAACTCAATTTTAACAATGGACAATATTGAAAATTTGACTAATAAAATGATAATGAATGCAACTGTAAAAAGAATAAATAACATTTTTGCATCTTTAGCAGGAGAAACAGAAAGTATAATTAAAGATAAATCTTTACTATATACAGATATTGATTATGATTTTGAAAAAAGTATGGGAAATGTAATGGCTAAATTCTTTGAAAATATGGATGATTTAAATACATCAAATATTGCTTCATTAATTCCTGATATTTTATTTGTAATTTCAGGAATATTGCAAAGAATTACAAGTATTGATTTTTCATTAGATCAACCAACAAAACATAATGACTTATACTCATATAAGGGTGAAGTTGGTAAAAAAGAAAAACCTAATCTTAAATTTTTAAAGGAATTAGGCGAAAAGGATTTTGCAAATTCAAAATTTAAAACAAAAAGATTAATAAAAAATTTATCAATTGCTTTTGATACTAAAAATAATACTGATGGTTTACAACTCGCTAAATTAATTGGTTTATTATTTCAAACAGCAAGTTCAACAAGTATTGATTTTAATAATCCTTTTGGAATTCCTGCAGTTGTTTGAACTACAAAATTAGGAAAAATATTTATCGATATTTCTGGAGATTATAAATTCAGAGAAGGTTTATCTCCAATAATTTACGCTTTAGGTAGTGGTTTAGGCCAATGACAAAATATTACAATCAAAATTCCTATTGTTGGCGATATAGGACCTGATCAAATAGGAAATCTACTGAGAGGATCAATTGATATGGTCGTAGAAGGACGCTCAATTAATGGATTAAATGCTCTATTTAATTATTTAAGCCCTTTTGGTCTAAAAATAGATCTTAGATTTTCTGATGAATCTATTAATATAATGAAGAACTCTTGAACAGCTCTTTGAAGTAAGGATTCAGGATTTTTAAAAGAAATTACTAAAGGAACTGAAAATATCTCTCTTGAAACAATATTAAGTGGATCAGTATATAATGGCAAAACAATATCGGAAGTTTTAAACTTTATATACAATGCTATTAATTCTTCAACACTTAACACAAAAAGAGTAAAAGAACTTGAAGAATCTTCAAAAGGAATTTCATCAGGACTTAAAAATATAGCTTCATCATTAATTGATGAAAAATATTCAATATATTCTTCAGGTGATAAAGATTATTTAGTAGGAAATTTAACAGAAAAAACAGAAAACAAATATACTGCAATTCAAACATTAATGATTACTGCAAGTAAACCAGGTTTATATCTTGGTATTAAAGATTCTGATACTGAAATTAAAAATTCAAATGTTAAAGGTGCTAAAGCAGCTATGTATGCTTTAGGAACTGATTTTGATGAAAATGGAAAGCAAAATAACTTAGCATTTAGAGATAATTCATTGTTATTAGGACTTGAAAGTATTGTTGATGATACTTCAGTTAATAGCTTACTTGACCAAATAATGAACGGATTTAGTGATGTAAATAAAGTTAAAAATGACTTATCTACAACAATTTACAAACCTTTAATTCAATCAAATAACTTTAAAACTAAGGTAAACAGTTATTATGGAATTGATGATGGATATAAAGAAGCAGGTATAACTTATACAACTACTTTCATTGATCCAAAAAGCAAAAAGCAATTTAACTATGAAATTAAATTGCTTCTAGAAGCTAATGCAACTGAATGACAAATTTATTCAATTAAAAGAAAATAA
- a CDS encoding ABC transporter permease yields MKKSLILYLKQGIKGVMKFKVQFLVIVILSFLATFILSISLSTSQRINNDYKNAMSKMQKFDYIGQKTVGSKISEESGTKLLSTMDLINNQFLYVKKTGEESSTLWNRAIDINHNLSYFENINGYEETFLTKTFQTKEFQENFINLLNKDFFWNSIFDYKYDQELNQQLWNPTLLNYSLDITSYNYLNNFNEKQAEMKKFYIDSIELLKKNFVNDLFQENTPQYLKNTLFYELKSKNIITQEDFNNEALLDDEDRNIYNRYLYFSIEPFIRQIINASIEYPKYWINKAINESKQKNLEDVIRTFNENKEKIGFEWMQESNADFGLVIFKWIFGFNPSIEQESIDENINNPFIVTIDNKPWKNNIDLGKDNDLNEYLDTKNSVFEKGMRGSLNQLVVRSENNKILGIDKTFDTNFLKHNFDGTTLEERIANGKGFWHTEDYKESYRCNKINDIIAFFVRSEIIAQATGFEYNIRGEIEFTDLATEISYRIVDIQNNWKKRITIYEGNMPRTKNEILINSQFARANKYKVGQNIKVGEGNFIISGIGVDPLTYYPMGNTRNPLPNNKKNVIIYINDDNLEKIFPEGSKFDQTSTKSLYSIYTNFENPINEINQNFKKLQALSLNNVVEVYNSYKYLNNIDSELKSTNYINSYSSFNSSNLKLNWTIAPTILNSFRAFAYIFTLLIFIITIIATVVAVKKTVELNAGEIGILKAIGVKNWQISSSYFSYGIVTGLFIVPIAWLAGAFIQEFISIIFLNFVSGKFNTIVINPFGLLLSVLIFGVLLCLISFFTAYFLVKKPVLEVINKVTRVKRIQWIDTFKNRIFKSRGFSTRFSIELAVSGFSKTILSSITIFFAAFFISFGLTIPGLVQNVVQSYYKNINYQNSMQNTELVGNAPLAKTSLSVTKEIEEYESNLFDSNNIFGNDILKISKDITNFAPSVDSSVIPQLLLSANQIESNDNKIDAKWVYDYITNINENEISNAENSLISIIGSLMGNNLKQLVGKGLSLSDIQKILEWVIHSNNFKTFEERKKKVDDLSSLLTKGLPEILTKFIQGSTTTEGNWKEQIISIILSQTPSYIKQYVTKSENRLNNFSFGWQINKYNPKTDSLYTDLSVGTKNNKSLNIIGLQSNQNAFKINKWETEDVFLTDYQASVMEKIINGEEIDDMSQDNSWLSKFYDEKNQKVIIPVIASDQTDFTLDNNWNNLTNPTLEKTRLILRQESIDIPNLAWMYDDGDWINFNGNKSTNNGYISMNDLSASKFTYAPIFEETGFNLIENKNNELKDNAYGFYKLNSSIENDEEKINLEIRPYYSYDNVTLFIPKTYINEFSKFKLNGNLEKWWLEDAEYVPEETKKAWGKINPSLESSPYFAIKPYSLYFDNSNSYEREEENLSGTPINNITTPYENFLGKTLIDDNGPITFGKVKVNWSKNIEFKKVSSIGVYGKPLIIIDQNFANILSKYDISKYIPFNLKYEDENSPSKTYTQNGVTVKTFDYINPLDYKTKYEYGNELIYGSDEQEKSIRPSLWYTGIYSNSQEPYFITTQGSFSRDVKLGQDILNGSNYGSTSLELNSTNLLGQQKTLVFQLSAMILSLATAAITLMTIIIILTITLINDLYVNQYKKFMIVMKSLGYSNWKIIKYTFGTMSIVSIMFYILGVVINFIVLGLIFSAISKRLGSIPFGLTWWTPILAIILVFGSFIISIAITTRKIRKEPAYSLMV; encoded by the coding sequence ATGAAAAAATCTTTAATTTTATATTTAAAACAAGGTATTAAAGGTGTGATGAAATTTAAAGTGCAATTTTTAGTAATTGTCATTTTAAGTTTTTTAGCTACTTTTATATTAAGTATTTCTCTATCAACATCACAAAGAATAAATAATGATTATAAAAATGCAATGTCAAAAATGCAAAAGTTTGATTACATCGGACAAAAAACTGTAGGTTCAAAAATATCAGAAGAATCAGGAACAAAATTACTTTCAACAATGGATTTAATAAATAACCAATTTTTATATGTAAAAAAAACAGGTGAAGAATCTTCGACTCTTTGAAATAGGGCAATTGATATAAATCATAATTTGAGTTATTTTGAAAATATTAATGGATATGAAGAAACATTTTTAACAAAAACTTTTCAAACAAAAGAGTTTCAAGAAAATTTTATTAATTTGCTTAACAAAGATTTTTTTTGAAACTCAATTTTTGATTATAAATATGATCAAGAATTAAATCAACAACTTTGAAATCCAACACTATTAAATTATTCTTTGGACATAACAAGTTACAACTATTTAAATAATTTCAATGAAAAACAAGCAGAAATGAAAAAATTTTATATAGATAGTATTGAATTATTGAAAAAAAACTTTGTAAATGATTTATTCCAAGAAAATACACCACAATATTTGAAAAATACTTTATTTTATGAACTAAAGAGTAAAAATATAATTACCCAAGAAGATTTTAATAATGAGGCTCTTTTAGATGATGAAGATAGAAATATTTATAACAGATATTTATATTTTTCAATTGAACCATTCATAAGACAAATAATAAATGCATCAATTGAATATCCAAAATATTGAATAAATAAAGCAATTAACGAATCTAAACAAAAAAATTTAGAAGATGTTATACGTACATTCAATGAAAATAAAGAAAAAATAGGCTTTGAATGAATGCAAGAATCTAATGCTGACTTTGGCTTAGTTATTTTTAAATGAATATTTGGATTTAATCCTTCAATTGAGCAAGAAAGTATAGATGAAAACATAAATAACCCATTTATTGTTACTATTGACAATAAACCATGAAAAAATAATATTGATTTAGGAAAAGATAATGATTTAAACGAATACTTAGATACAAAAAATTCAGTATTTGAAAAAGGTATGCGAGGTAGTTTAAATCAACTTGTAGTAAGAAGTGAAAATAATAAAATCTTGGGAATAGATAAAACATTTGATACAAATTTTTTAAAACATAATTTTGATGGTACAACTTTGGAAGAAAGAATTGCGAACGGAAAAGGATTTTGACATACAGAAGACTATAAAGAAAGTTATAGATGTAATAAAATCAATGACATAATAGCATTTTTTGTTAGAAGTGAAATAATAGCCCAAGCAACGGGATTCGAATATAATATAAGAGGAGAAATTGAATTTACAGATCTTGCTACAGAAATAAGTTATAGAATAGTAGATATTCAAAATAATTGAAAAAAGAGAATTACTATTTATGAAGGTAACATGCCGAGAACTAAAAACGAAATTTTAATTAATTCGCAATTTGCAAGAGCCAATAAATATAAGGTTGGACAAAATATTAAAGTTGGAGAAGGAAATTTTATAATTTCAGGAATAGGTGTAGATCCTTTAACATATTATCCTATGGGAAATACACGAAATCCTTTACCAAATAATAAAAAGAATGTAATTATTTACATAAATGATGATAATTTAGAAAAGATATTTCCAGAAGGTTCTAAATTTGATCAGACAAGTACAAAATCTCTTTATAGTATTTATACAAACTTTGAAAATCCAATAAATGAAATTAATCAAAATTTTAAAAAACTTCAGGCACTTTCATTAAATAATGTAGTTGAAGTTTATAATTCATACAAATACTTAAATAACATTGATTCTGAATTAAAAAGTACAAACTATATAAATAGTTATTCTTCATTTAATTCATCAAATTTAAAATTAAATTGAACGATAGCGCCAACTATTTTAAATTCTTTTAGAGCATTTGCATATATATTTACATTATTAATATTTATTATTACAATTATAGCTACAGTAGTTGCTGTTAAAAAGACAGTGGAATTAAATGCTGGAGAAATTGGTATTTTAAAAGCAATAGGTGTAAAAAACTGACAAATATCCTCATCCTATTTTTCTTATGGTATTGTTACAGGATTATTTATAGTGCCAATCGCATGACTTGCTGGGGCATTCATTCAGGAATTTATATCTATAATATTTTTAAATTTTGTGAGTGGAAAATTTAATACTATTGTAATTAATCCTTTTGGACTCTTGTTGTCAGTACTTATTTTTGGGGTGTTACTATGTTTAATTTCTTTCTTTACTGCATATTTTCTAGTTAAAAAGCCAGTTTTAGAAGTTATTAATAAAGTTACAAGAGTTAAAAGAATTCAATGAATAGATACATTTAAAAATAGAATTTTTAAATCAAGAGGTTTTTCAACTAGATTTAGTATTGAATTAGCAGTATCGGGATTCAGTAAAACTATATTGTCATCAATTACTATATTTTTTGCAGCATTTTTTATATCATTTGGTTTAACAATTCCAGGTTTAGTTCAAAATGTTGTTCAAAGCTATTATAAGAATATTAATTATCAAAATTCTATGCAAAATACAGAATTGGTAGGTAATGCGCCATTGGCAAAAACATCATTGAGTGTAACTAAGGAAATAGAAGAATATGAATCAAATTTATTTGATAGTAATAATATATTTGGAAATGATATTTTAAAAATATCAAAAGATATTACAAATTTTGCACCTTCAGTGGATTCATCAGTAATTCCACAACTTTTATTATCAGCTAATCAAATTGAAAGCAATGATAATAAAATAGATGCTAAATGAGTTTATGATTACATTACTAATATTAATGAAAATGAAATATCAAATGCAGAAAATTCTCTAATATCAATAATAGGTAGTTTAATGGGAAATAATCTAAAACAATTAGTTGGTAAGGGATTGTCTCTTTCTGATATTCAAAAAATCCTTGAATGAGTAATACATTCAAATAATTTTAAAACATTTGAAGAAAGAAAGAAAAAAGTAGATGATCTATCAAGTTTATTAACTAAGGGTTTACCTGAAATTCTTACAAAATTTATTCAAGGTTCAACTACAACTGAAGGAAACTGAAAAGAACAAATTATAAGTATAATTTTAAGTCAAACTCCATCGTATATTAAACAATATGTTACAAAATCCGAAAATAGACTTAATAATTTTTCATTTGGATGACAAATAAATAAATATAATCCAAAAACAGATAGCTTGTATACTGATTTATCAGTTGGCACAAAAAATAATAAATCTTTAAATATTATAGGATTACAATCTAATCAAAATGCATTTAAAATAAATAAATGAGAAACTGAAGATGTATTTTTAACTGATTATCAAGCAAGTGTAATGGAAAAAATAATAAATGGTGAAGAAATTGATGATATGAGTCAAGATAATTCATGATTGAGTAAATTCTATGATGAAAAAAATCAGAAAGTTATAATTCCAGTAATTGCAAGTGATCAAACAGACTTTACACTTGATAATAATTGAAATAATCTAACAAATCCTACTTTAGAAAAAACAAGACTTATTTTAAGACAAGAATCAATTGATATTCCAAATTTAGCTTGAATGTATGATGATGGAGATTGAATTAATTTTAATGGAAATAAAAGTACTAATAATGGATATATAAGTATGAATGATTTATCTGCAAGTAAATTTACTTATGCACCTATTTTTGAAGAGACTGGATTTAATTTGATAGAAAATAAAAATAATGAATTGAAAGATAATGCATATGGATTTTATAAATTGAATTCTTCAATTGAAAATGATGAAGAAAAAATAAATTTAGAAATAAGACCTTATTATTCTTATGATAATGTAACTTTATTTATTCCAAAAACCTATATTAATGAGTTTTCTAAATTTAAACTTAATGGTAATTTAGAAAAATGATGATTAGAAGATGCAGAATATGTTCCTGAAGAAACTAAAAAAGCATGAGGTAAGATAAACCCTTCATTAGAATCAAGTCCATATTTTGCAATAAAACCATATTCACTTTATTTTGATAATTCAAACAGTTATGAAAGAGAAGAAGAAAATCTTTCAGGGACACCAATAAATAATATAACAACACCTTATGAAAATTTTTTAGGTAAAACTCTTATTGATGATAATGGCCCAATAACTTTTGGAAAAGTTAAAGTGAATTGAAGCAAAAATATAGAGTTTAAAAAAGTAAGTTCAATAGGTGTCTATGGAAAACCTTTAATTATTATTGATCAAAACTTTGCAAATATTTTAAGTAAGTATGATATTTCAAAATACATTCCATTTAATTTAAAATATGAAGATGAAAATTCACCTTCAAAGACATATACTCAAAATGGTGTTACAGTTAAAACATTTGATTATATAAATCCATTAGATTATAAAACTAAATATGAATATGGTAACGAATTAATATACGGATCTGATGAGCAAGAAAAAAGTATTAGACCTAGTTTGTGATATACAGGAATTTATTCAAATTCTCAGGAACCATATTTTATTACTACACAAGGTTCTTTTTCAAGAGATGTAAAACTTGGTCAAGATATATTAAATGGCTCAAATTATGGAAGTACGAGCTTGGAATTAAATTCTACAAATTTATTAGGACAACAAAAAACTTTAGTTTTCCAATTATCTGCAATGATTTTAAGTTTAGCAACAGCTGCAATAACTTTAATGACAATAATTATAATTTTAACTATTACATTAATAAATGATTTGTATGTAAACCAATATAAAAAATTTATGATAGTTATGAAATCATTAGGATATTCAAATTGAAAAATAATAAAATACACATTTGGAACTATGTCAATAGTATCAATTATGTTCTATATTTTAGGAGTAGTTATAAACTTCATTGTTCTTGGGCTTATTTTCAGTGCAATTAGCAAAAGATTAGGTTCGATTCCTTTTGGACTAACTTGATGAACACCTATTTTAGCAATTATTCTAGTTTTTGGTTCATTTATAATTTCTATTGCAATTACAACAAGAAAAATTAGAAAAGAGCCAGCTTATTCATTAATGGTTTAA